Genomic segment of Microbacterium sp. M28:
GTACGGCGGCTCGACGGACGCGTCCTTCGGATGCTTCGCGACCTGGGAAGCTGGTACGCCGTCTTCGATGACACGGCACAGGAGCGTCTCGACGATCGCGTGCGACTGCGCGACGACGCCGACCTTGGAGCCGTGCTCGCGCACGAGGCGGGAGATCACGTGCGAACCGGTGAAGGTCTTCCCCGTACCGGGCGGACCCTGCACGGCGATGTAACTGCGATCCAGATCGAGAACGCCCCGGACGATCGCATCGACTGTGTCGACGGGGTTCTGCGGCAGTGCGGCGCCGGACCGAGTGCGCGGAACGGCGCGTCGGAGGATGTCGGTCGCCGCATCGCTCGGGAAGCCGGGGGCTGCGGCATGCACCGACTGCGCCCACTCCTCGATGGCCTTCTGCTGCGAGGCGACGTTCGGCGGGGATGCCGGCGTCAGCGCGAGCGGCATGTCGTGCCATGTCTCGCCCTGCACAGCGCGTTCGCGCACGACGTAGCCGTCGTCGAGGACCGCGACGATCTCGATCTCGTGCGGCACGTGGATCACGCGCGACAGGCTGTCGACCGCGAACGGGGCAGGCGTCTCGTAGAGCGCGAACGGCCGCGCCCCGACGCCGAGGGTGCTGCCCGGCGCCACTTCGCCGCGCAGCTCGACGAGCCGGGTCAGCGTCCTGGTGCCCTCGGCGATCCCCCAGTCCTCGAGGGACCGGCATCGCCCGACGTCCACGCGCAGCACATCGCGCGTCTGCTCCCACACCGACACAGGTTCGCGCAGACGCTGGAAGTGCCCCTGCCAGAAGCTCTTCGCCTCACGGGGGTAGTAGTCGATGGCGGCGGCCGCGACGCGATGCACCTCCCCGTCGCCTCCTGCTGCGGCGGCCTCCTCGCCGTCCGCGAGAAGGGCCAGCGAGAGCGCGGACGGTTCGTACGCGCGGGCCTCCAGTTCATCCGGCGGCGCCGGCAGCACGCCCGCCTGCTTCGCGAGCCCGATCAACCAGTCGCGCAGTCGCCGAGTGGACACGCAGTCGTAGCGGTTGTAGTCCGCGAGATCCTCGAGGATCGTATCGGCCTCGGCATCCTGACCCGCCTGCCGCAGCTCGCGCGCCTGCACGTACCGGACGATGGAGTCATCGCCCTTCTGCACGTCGCTGGTGCGCACCTCGGCGCCCATGTAGAGCGGTTCGAGCTTCTTGATCGAGTACGACCGCGACCCCACCCTGACCGACCGCAGCACGAGCGGGTAGAGATCGACGAACACCCCGTCGCGCAGCAGGCGGTCGACATCGGCCTCGCCGACGCCGTGTCTGGCCGCCATCGCCGAAAGATGCGACGTCTCGTAGGGCGCGTAGTGGTAGATGTGCATGTCGGGGTGCGTCTGCCTGCGCACCTTCACGAACTCCAGGAAGTCGAGCAGTGCGCGCTTCTCCTCGGCGAACGTGTGCGCCCAGAGCGCGGAGTACTGCTCCGTGTTGTCGAGCCAGCCGAACAGATAGTCGATGCCCCAGTCGGGCCTTCCCGTGTCGTCGGCGATCGATTCGGTGTACAGCGGATCTCCCTCGAAATCGAAGAAGATGTCGCCATGACTGGGACGCGGCATGAGACCGATCGCGTGGGCGGAGACGAGTTCGAACGGTGGGGGGACATCGGCGTCGATCGCAGCGCCGGACTGCAGCCGCGCCTGAGCACGCAGCGCGGCGAAGACGTCGGGGTTCATGCCGTCCGGCGCCTGCGTCGCGGCTGCCAGATCGTCGAGCGTCTGCACACCGGCCGCACGGAGCCTCTGACGCTGCACCGGACGCATCCGCGCGACCATCAGCAGATCGCGATGGGCGATCACCTGCTCGTCGCACGTCGCGCATCGGCCGCAGGCCCGCACCTGCAGGTCGCCACGGTCATCGCCCCAGGCCAGGGGCGATCCCGCTGAGCCGTCCTCGACCCGGCGATCGGCGATGAGCGCGCGCAGCCGGGCACGGCGCACCCGGAACAGCGGCAGCAGATCGTCGACCGCGTGTGTGCTGAGCGTGCCGTCGCCGAGGATGAGATCGACCTCGTCCGCTCGCGGGATGCCCAGGCCATCGAGCTGATCGACGTATGCCGCGAGCTGCATGAGCGCGGTGACGCGTGCGGTGCGGGCGAGTTTGGAGTCCTGCACTCGCCAGCGCCCGTCGTCCTCTCGCAGCAGGAAGTCGGCGAATCCCACGAAGTCATCGGCTGAGAAGGCGGCCTGGAAGAGAACAGCGGCATCGGAACGCAGTGCCTCGCCCGTCTCCGCCACGGCGGCCGCGAGCGCTTCGGCCTCGCGCGAGGAGACCTTCGCCACCTCGTGCACGGCCGTGCCGAAACGGTCGCGATACGCCTGCAGCACGTTCTGCTCGTGCACGTCCCCGAGCTCGGCAGCGCGGCGCAGGGTCGCATCCTCCGGCTCGTCGACGGCAGGGACACGACCGAGCTTCGCATCGATCGCTCGACACCAGGCGAACTCGCACTCGGCGGCCAGCTTCAGGTCGCTGGCGCTCCAGATGACTCGTCGCGCCGCGGTGTCGATCCTCATGCTTCGAGACTAGTTCCGGGGTCGGACACGGTCCGCCGGCGGTACGCGACGCCTCGACTCGTCCGCTCGCTCAAGGAGCGGGGCGCCACCAGGTGTCGGTCGGCGTGACGGGCAGGCGGCGCTTGTGCTCGGTGGCGAGGTACTTGCTCTCGATGCGAGCGGCGACGTCGGCATCCACCTGTCGCCCCTCGAGGTAGTCGTCGATCTGCTCGTACGTGAGGCCGAGTTCGTCCTCGTCGGCTCGGCCTGGCTGACCGTCCAGCAGATCGGCCGTCGGCACCTTGAGCCACAGCCGGTCGGGGGCGCCCAGCGTGCGCAGCAGCGCCTTGCCCTGGCGCTTGGTGAGACCGGACAGCGGAAGCAGGTCCGCCGCACCGTCGCCGAACTTCGTGTAGAAGCCGGTCACGGCCTCGGCCGCGTGATCGGTGCCGATGACCAGCATCCGGTCGTGCCCGGCGAGGGCGTACTGGGTGACCATGCGAATGCGCGCCTTGATGTTGCCGCGGTTGAAGTCCGAGATGTCCGCTCCGGCGGCCTGCTCGATGTCCTTCTCGACACCGTCGACGCCGTACTGGATGTTGACCTCGATCGCTCGATCGGCCGCGATGAACGCCAGCGCCGCTGCCGCGTCGTCCGCGTCCAGCTGCACGCGGTACGGAAGCCGCACGGCGATGAACGAGGCGCGTGCGCCCCGTTCCCGCGCCTTCTCGACGGCGAGCTGCGCGAGCCTGCCTGCGAGCGTCGAGTCCTGGCCGCCGGAGATGCCGAGCACGAACCCGTGCGCGCCGGTGGTCACCAGATAGTCGGCGAGGAACTGCACCCGACGGTCGATCTCGGGCTGCGGGTCGATCTCGGGCTGCACGCCGAGGTCGTCGGCGATCTGCTGCTGAAGCGACACGGAATCCTCCACTCTGTCTGCGTCCAGTATCACGTGCGCATGTGACGAGCGGATGACGACGCGGCGGAATACCTCGACCGGCGACGGACTTGTCCTCAGCAGACGAAGAAAGCGAGACCCCCCCATGACCCTGATCGGCCGCAGCGACCTCGATGTGTTCCCGCTCGCCCTCGGCGGCAACGTGTTCGGTTGGACCGCCGATCGCGATGCCTCCTTCGCGATCCTGGACGCCTTCACGCAGGGCGGCGGTGACTTCATCGACACCGCGGACGGCTACAGCCATTGGGCTCCAGGCAACTCCGGCGGCGAGAGCGAGACGCTGATCGGCGAATGGCTGACATCGCGCAAGCCGCGCGATGTCGTCATCGCGACCAAAGTGAGCACGCATCCGGACTTCCCCGGCCTGTCGGCGAAGAACATCCGCGCGGCGGCCGAGGCGTCGCTGAGGAGGCTCGGCGTCGAGAGCATCGATCTGTACTACGCGCACTTCGACGACGAATCGGTTCCGCTCGAGGAGACCGTCGCGGCGTTCGGCCAGCTCGTCACGGACGGGCTCGTGCGCCACACGGCCGTCTCCAACTACTCCGCCGACCGCATCCGCTCGTGGATCGCGATCGCGCAGGATGCCGGGACGGCACTGCCGGTCGCGGTGCAGCCGCACTACAACCTCGTGCACCGCAATGCGGTCGAGGAGAGCATCATCCCCGTCGCGGAGGAGTTCGGGCTCGACCTGATCCCGTACTACGCGCTGGCCAGCGGATTCCTCACCGGGAAATACCGCTCGGACGACCCGACCGCCGTCGCATCGGCTCGTGCGGGCGGAGCGGCGAAGTACGCCACCTCGCACGGCCTGCGCATCATCGACGAGCTCGAGCGCATCGGCACGGCGCACGGCGCCTCGGTGGCGTCCGTGGCGCTGGCCTGGCTGCGGTCGCAGCCCACGGTCGTCGCCCCGATCGCCAGCGCATCGCGTGTCGAGCAGGTGGCCGACCTGCTCGCCAGCGCTCGCGTCCAGCTGAGTCCGGAGGAGATCGCGTCCCTCAGCGCGGTATCCGCCTGGTCGTACGCCGGTCGCTGAACGGTCTCAGCCGCGGCTGCCCGCGGGGCCGACGATCCGACTCGGCCCCGCGTCGGTCTGCTCGACGCGCAGCTGCGCGGGAATCTGCTCCTGCATGGCCTCGACGTGGCTGATCACACCGACCGTGCGACCGCCGGCGCGCAGTTCGTCGAGCGTGCGCATGGCGACGTCCAGCGTGTCCGCGTCCAGTGAGCCGAAGCCCTCGTCGATGAAGAGCGTGTCGAGGGTGATGCCACCTGCGCGCGCCGTGACGACCTCGGCGAGCCCCAGCGCGAGCGCCAGGGAGGAGAGGAACGTCTCTCCCCCGGACAGCGACTGCGCGGGTCGTGTGTGGCCGGTGAAGGCGTCGAACACGACGATTCCGAGTCCTGATGCCGCGCCTCGGGCGGCGAGCGCGTCCGAGTGGCGGAGCTGGTAGCGGCCGGTCGACATGTCGCTCAGGCGCCTGTTCGCGGCATCCACGATCTCCTCGAGTTCGGCGGCGAGGACGAAGGTCTCCAGAGTCATGCGGCGCGTGTTGCCCGCGCGCCCGGCGATCGTGTCGGCCAGGCCCTTCAGCAGCTCGTGCTCCTGCATCTGCTCCGCGCTGCGGGCGTGCTCCGTGGCGGCGCCGTCGATCAGCGCGCCCAGTCGCCGCGCGACGGCGGACGCCTGCGCGGAGCTGTCGACGGCGTTCTTCCATGCGTCTCTGGAGACCCGCGCCGCCTCCTCGGCGGGGCCGACGTCGATCGGCTCCTCGGGGAGGGTGCGCATCTCCAGGGGAAGCAGGATCGCCTTCTCGGTCTCACGCTGCACGGTGTGCGCGGTGATCCGGCCCTCCAGGGCGTCGCGCTCGGCCGTGGAGCGCAGGGCGGTCTCGACGTGGTCCGAGTCATCGAAAACGGACAGCGCGATCGCGGCGTCGCGTTCGCTGCGTGCCTCGTCCGCGGCGGTTCCGCGTCGCGCTGTCTCGGCGAGAGCCGCGGCGAGCGCACGGGCTGCCGCGATGCCTTCGGCGGAATCGGCGACGCGCTCTGCCACGGATGCGAACGGACCGCGTGCCTCGGCGATGATCGCCTCGGCCTCGCGCTCGCGCTCCTCGAGGACGGCGAGCGCCTCCCTCGCCGTCGCGAGAGCCGCGGAGGAATCGTCGCGTTCGCGCTCAAGCCTGGCGATGCGCTCCTCGATGGCCGCGAGACGCTCCTCGGTCTCGGCGACCCGACCGACGGCGGACAGCGCCTCGTCGTGGGCGGCGACGGCGGCGGCGAGCTCGGCATCGCCCTGTTCGGCGTCCCGGCCGTCCGCCAGCGCGGTCGCCGCGGCGAGTTCGGCTCTGAGCGCGGTGAGCCGATCGGCGGTCTCGCGCTCCGAGCGCGCCGCATCGTCGCGCTCGGACTGAGCCTCGGCGATGTCATCGCCCGAGACCGGATCGGTGTGCGCGGCCGGCGCGGGGTGCGTCGTCGAGCCGCACACGGCGCAGGCCTGCCCTGAGACCAGCGCCTCGGCGAGCTCGCCCGCCATGCCGTCCAGCCGGCGCTGCAGCAGAGTCGACAGCTCGGTCTGCTTGCGCGCGAGCCGGGTGTTCGCCGCGGCGAACTCGCCGTCGACGGTCTCGATGACCGTCGACAGCCGCGCGACCTCGACGGCTGCGGCGCGGCGCGATCGCGCCCGATCGCACTCCTGGGCGAGGGCGTCGATCCGGTCGGCCGTTCGGCGCGCGGCCTCCCGTTCAGCGGAGGCTGCGGCACGCTCCTGTGGCAGGGCGGAGCGCTCCACGTCGTCCGCGGCGATCCGCTCCGACGCCTCGGCGACTCGCCGGGTCGCCTCCGCCCGTTCCTCCGCGCGCTGCGCAGACCGCTGCTCGTACTCCTGAGCGCGCTGCCAGCTGCCGCGCTGCTCGGAGCGCGCCGTCGCCCAGTCCTCGAGCATGGTCGCGGTGAGCTCGGGCAGGGCGATGCCGAGCGCCTTCCAGCGCGTTCGCGCCTCGGCTTCGGCTTCGGCGGCCGCGTCCAGCGCGCATCGGGCCCTCGTCGCGGCGGCGATCGCCGGTCGAAGACCCTCGGCACTGCGCGCGCGATCCAGCTCGGCCCTGGCCGTCGCGATCTGCGGTTCTTCGTCGTCCAGTCGGCGCAGCGCCGCGCGCGCACGATCGCGCTCCCGCTGCGCCGCCTGCTCCTCACGCCGGGCGGCGAGCGCCGCGTCGGCGTCGGTGGAGCGCCGTTCGGCATCGTCCGCGTCTGCCTGAGCGCGCTCCGCGCGGTACTCGGCCCTGGCCAGCGCACGCCGCAGCGCCTCCAGCCGTTCTTCGGTCGGGCCTGCGCCCACCTCCGGCGGCGAGTCATCCGGCGACTCCGATCCATCGCCGGCATCCGCCGTCGTGCCCTGCAGGCCTGCGTCCACCACGACGGTCTCGGCCTCCTCGAGACGTGTCGTGACGGTCATGAGTCGTGCGCTCAGCGCGTTGTCAGACGCCTTCCGCCGCTCGTCGAACCGCACCTGGATGTCTTCGAAGCGCTCCGTGCCGAACAGCCGTCGCAGCAGCGCCTGGCGCTCCTTGCTGTCGGCGAGCAGGAAACGGGCGAACCGGTTCTGCGCCAGCAGGATCACCTGCAGGAACTGCGACTGGCTCAGCTGGAGGATCGCGTCCAGTTCGTTCGCCACATCGACGGCCCGCGCCGCGCGTCCGAGCCACGCGTCGCCGGTCCATTCGTCGAGTGCGACCGCCGAGGCCTGTTTGGTCATGCCGCCGCCGCGTCTGGCCGGTCGCATGTACTCGGGCGAACGCGTCACGCGGAATCGTCCGGCGGTCGTACTGAACTCGACGACCACCTCGCTCGGGTCGTCCGGCTCGCAATGATCGCTGCGCAGCCGCTTCTCGCCGCCGTCGTAGCGCGGCACCGATCCGTAGAGCCCGAAGCAGACCGCGTCGAGGATGCTGGACTTTCCCGCCCCTGTCCGGCCGGCGATGAGGAAGATGCCATCGGCCGCGAACGCGTCGAAGTCGACCGTCTGGCGTTCGAGGAACGGACCGAAGCCCTCGACCTCGAGGCGATGCAGGCGCACTAGACCAGTGCCTCCGCGGCCACTCGCTCGTCGAGCACCTCGCGGATCAGCTCGTGCTCGCGCTCGGTCGCCCCGTGGCCCTCGCGTACGTGCTCGAGGAAGGCCTCGATGCGGTCTGTGTCGGTGACCGCTGTGCGCAGCCGCGCGGAGTAGGACTGCTCGAGCCGCGCGACGGTCTGTTCCGGCTCGTGCTGGACCAGCGCGCAGAACGCGAACCGCTCCTTCAGCCGGCGCATCGGCTCAGCCTGCGGGAGCGCGTCGGTGTACACCGCGCATACCCAGTCCGTGGCGTGGGCCGCGACGTTCTCGGCCGACAGGATGTCGTCGAGGGCTCCGGTCAGCGTCACGAGGCGGCGCGGAACCGGCAGGTCGAGCCATTCGACGGTGGCGAGCCCTTCGGCGTCGAGGTCGATCAGCCAGGAGCCGCGCGGCTTGTCCTGTTCGCCGAAGCTGTAGTGCAGCGGCGCCCCCGCATACCGGACGCGATCGCTGAGCTGCTGCCGGCCGTGGATGTGGCCGAGAGCGACGTAGTCCGGACCGTCGAACACCGACAGCGGAACGACGTCGAGACCGCCCTGACGGACCTCGCGCTCGAGCCCTGCGGTCGCGTCGACGCCGGCGGCGAAGCAGTGCGCGATCGCGACCGAGCGGCCGGTGTGCGCCGCCATGCCGGCGCGCACCAGTTCCATGGCGTGCGCCATCGTCTGCGCCTGCGTGCGGAGCACGGCATCCGGCCAGTACTGGCGCACGAGGGCCGGCTCGAGGTACGGGATGCCGAAGAAGTGCACCGGACCGTGGGCATCGGCGATCGTGATCGGCACGCCGATCGCGACCGGGTCGGTCTGCACGTGGATGCCGTCGCGCAGCAGCCGCGCCTGGAAACCGAGCCGTGCGGCGGAATCGTGGTTGCCGCTGGTGACGATCACGGCGGCGCCGGCGTCGTGCAGGGCGACGAGCGTGTCGCCGAGAAGCGTGTACGCGGGGCCGGCAGGCGTGGCCGAGTCGAAGACATCGCCGGCGACGATGACGACCTCGACATCGTGCGCACGCACCTGCGCCACGAGCGCGCCGAGCACCTCGGCCAGCGCATCCATGGTGGAGTTGCCATGGAACGTGCGGCCGATGTGCCAATCGGAGGTGTGCAGGATGCGCATGTTCACACGGTACGGAGGACCTCGGACATCGGCCGAGAGGCGTGCCGCGGCATCCGTCGTTCGGACGCCGCGGCACCGCGCTCAGTGCGCGAGGACCGCAGCCTGCTCGTCAGCGCCCCGCGGGAGGAGATCCTCCGCACGCCCTCGCACCATCGTGATCGCGATCACGGACGCCACGACCATGCCGACGGCGGCCGCGAGGAACGTCGCCCCGTAGCCGGACGTCAGCACCGCGGCGTCGACATCGGCCGGCGCATGAGCGCCGACGCGGGCGGCGTACACCGCCGTGAACACCGACAGGCCGATCGAGCCGCCGATCTGCATGGCGGAGTTCGTCACCGCGGAGGCCACGCCGGCATCGTGCGGCGCGACCCCGGTGAGGGCGACGTTCTGCAGAGGGATGAAGACGAACGCCATGCCGAAGCCCATCACGAGCAGAGCGGGGGCGATCTCGACAAGGTAGTCGCCGCCGGGAGTGATGAACGACAGATAGACGAGAGCCGCGGCGACGACCAGCGGGCCGCCGATGAGCATCGGCCGGGGGCCGACGGTCCCCAGCATCCGCGTCGCGATCGGTGCGAGCACCATCGTCCCGAGGGGCAGCGGAAGACTCGCGAGGCCCGCCTGCAGCGCCCCCATTCCGAGGACGATCTGCAGGTGGAGCGTGAGGTAGAGCGTCGCGCCGATCATGACGCTGCCCGCGACCGCCTGGATCAGGAAGGCGCCGCCCCTGACGCGGTCGGCGACGACGCGCAACGGCAGCAGCGGATTGCCGACCTTCGTCTCGACCCATACGAACACACCGAGCAGCACGACGCCGACGGCGAGAAAGGCGATCGTGAGCGGGTTCGCCCAGCCGGTCTCGGCGATGCTGAAGCCGTAGACGAGCGATCCGAGGCCGACGGTGACCAGCAGGGCACCCCACAGGTCGTAGCGGTTGTCGCCCTCGGCCTTGCTCTCGGTGATGAATAGAGCGCCGCCCACGAGGCAGACGATCACGAAGAAAAGGTTGACAAGCAGGCACCACCGCCAGTCCAGGAACTCGGTGAGGAAGCCTCCGAGCACCA
This window contains:
- a CDS encoding TM0106 family RecB-like putative nuclease, whose protein sequence is MRIDTAARRVIWSASDLKLAAECEFAWCRAIDAKLGRVPAVDEPEDATLRRAAELGDVHEQNVLQAYRDRFGTAVHEVAKVSSREAEALAAAVAETGEALRSDAAVLFQAAFSADDFVGFADFLLREDDGRWRVQDSKLARTARVTALMQLAAYVDQLDGLGIPRADEVDLILGDGTLSTHAVDDLLPLFRVRRARLRALIADRRVEDGSAGSPLAWGDDRGDLQVRACGRCATCDEQVIAHRDLLMVARMRPVQRQRLRAAGVQTLDDLAAATQAPDGMNPDVFAALRAQARLQSGAAIDADVPPPFELVSAHAIGLMPRPSHGDIFFDFEGDPLYTESIADDTGRPDWGIDYLFGWLDNTEQYSALWAHTFAEEKRALLDFLEFVKVRRQTHPDMHIYHYAPYETSHLSAMAARHGVGEADVDRLLRDGVFVDLYPLVLRSVRVGSRSYSIKKLEPLYMGAEVRTSDVQKGDDSIVRYVQARELRQAGQDAEADTILEDLADYNRYDCVSTRRLRDWLIGLAKQAGVLPAPPDELEARAYEPSALSLALLADGEEAAAAGGDGEVHRVAAAAIDYYPREAKSFWQGHFQRLREPVSVWEQTRDVLRVDVGRCRSLEDWGIAEGTRTLTRLVELRGEVAPGSTLGVGARPFALYETPAPFAVDSLSRVIHVPHEIEIVAVLDDGYVVRERAVQGETWHDMPLALTPASPPNVASQQKAIEEWAQSVHAAAPGFPSDAATDILRRAVPRTRSGAALPQNPVDTVDAIVRGVLDLDRSYIAVQGPPGTGKTFTGSHVISRLVREHGSKVGVVAQSHAIVETLLCRVIEDGVPASQVAKHPKDASVEPPYTVIPKDGMASFIGEHPEGFVVGGTAWDFSNTRRVDRAGLDLLVIDEAGQFSLASTIAVASGAKSLLLLGDPQQLPQVSQGTHPEPVDTSALGWVMAGQQVLDPAYGHFLATSWRMHPAVAEPVSTLAYAGKLASAPGTELRRVDGVDAGLHVVPVRHRGNATQSPEEAAEVLRIVRDLLGRTYTDGMTGAPARALGQEDIIVVAPYNAQKQLIHQVLGDAGFDRIPVGTVDNFQGKEAVVSITSLAASSGRDAPRGPEFLLLQNRLNVAISRAMSVAYLVHSPALLDDLPWTADGVARLSAFARLVGAP
- the nadE gene encoding ammonia-dependent NAD(+) synthetase; this encodes MSLQQQIADDLGVQPEIDPQPEIDRRVQFLADYLVTTGAHGFVLGISGGQDSTLAGRLAQLAVEKARERGARASFIAVRLPYRVQLDADDAAAALAFIAADRAIEVNIQYGVDGVEKDIEQAAGADISDFNRGNIKARIRMVTQYALAGHDRMLVIGTDHAAEAVTGFYTKFGDGAADLLPLSGLTKRQGKALLRTLGAPDRLWLKVPTADLLDGQPGRADEDELGLTYEQIDDYLEGRQVDADVAARIESKYLATEHKRRLPVTPTDTWWRPAP
- a CDS encoding aldo/keto reductase; protein product: MTLIGRSDLDVFPLALGGNVFGWTADRDASFAILDAFTQGGGDFIDTADGYSHWAPGNSGGESETLIGEWLTSRKPRDVVIATKVSTHPDFPGLSAKNIRAAAEASLRRLGVESIDLYYAHFDDESVPLEETVAAFGQLVTDGLVRHTAVSNYSADRIRSWIAIAQDAGTALPVAVQPHYNLVHRNAVEESIIPVAEEFGLDLIPYYALASGFLTGKYRSDDPTAVASARAGGAAKYATSHGLRIIDELERIGTAHGASVASVALAWLRSQPTVVAPIASASRVEQVADLLASARVQLSPEEIASLSAVSAWSYAGR
- a CDS encoding AAA family ATPase; the encoded protein is MRLHRLEVEGFGPFLERQTVDFDAFAADGIFLIAGRTGAGKSSILDAVCFGLYGSVPRYDGGEKRLRSDHCEPDDPSEVVVEFSTTAGRFRVTRSPEYMRPARRGGGMTKQASAVALDEWTGDAWLGRAARAVDVANELDAILQLSQSQFLQVILLAQNRFARFLLADSKERQALLRRLFGTERFEDIQVRFDERRKASDNALSARLMTVTTRLEEAETVVVDAGLQGTTADAGDGSESPDDSPPEVGAGPTEERLEALRRALARAEYRAERAQADADDAERRSTDADAALAARREEQAAQRERDRARAALRRLDDEEPQIATARAELDRARSAEGLRPAIAAATRARCALDAAAEAEAEARTRWKALGIALPELTATMLEDWATARSEQRGSWQRAQEYEQRSAQRAEERAEATRRVAEASERIAADDVERSALPQERAAASAEREAARRTADRIDALAQECDRARSRRAAAVEVARLSTVIETVDGEFAAANTRLARKQTELSTLLQRRLDGMAGELAEALVSGQACAVCGSTTHPAPAAHTDPVSGDDIAEAQSERDDAARSERETADRLTALRAELAAATALADGRDAEQGDAELAAAVAAHDEALSAVGRVAETEERLAAIEERIARLERERDDSSAALATAREALAVLEEREREAEAIIAEARGPFASVAERVADSAEGIAAARALAAALAETARRGTAADEARSERDAAIALSVFDDSDHVETALRSTAERDALEGRITAHTVQRETEKAILLPLEMRTLPEEPIDVGPAEEAARVSRDAWKNAVDSSAQASAVARRLGALIDGAATEHARSAEQMQEHELLKGLADTIAGRAGNTRRMTLETFVLAAELEEIVDAANRRLSDMSTGRYQLRHSDALAARGAASGLGIVVFDAFTGHTRPAQSLSGGETFLSSLALALGLAEVVTARAGGITLDTLFIDEGFGSLDADTLDVAMRTLDELRAGGRTVGVISHVEAMQEQIPAQLRVEQTDAGPSRIVGPAGSRG
- a CDS encoding exonuclease SbcCD subunit D, translated to MRILHTSDWHIGRTFHGNSTMDALAEVLGALVAQVRAHDVEVVIVAGDVFDSATPAGPAYTLLGDTLVALHDAGAAVIVTSGNHDSAARLGFQARLLRDGIHVQTDPVAIGVPITIADAHGPVHFFGIPYLEPALVRQYWPDAVLRTQAQTMAHAMELVRAGMAAHTGRSVAIAHCFAAGVDATAGLEREVRQGGLDVVPLSVFDGPDYVALGHIHGRQQLSDRVRYAGAPLHYSFGEQDKPRGSWLIDLDAEGLATVEWLDLPVPRRLVTLTGALDDILSAENVAAHATDWVCAVYTDALPQAEPMRRLKERFAFCALVQHEPEQTVARLEQSYSARLRTAVTDTDRIEAFLEHVREGHGATEREHELIREVLDERVAAEALV
- a CDS encoding MFS transporter, yielding MSSTLRAHPSAKWWALAIISLTQLVVVLDGTIVNIALPQAQAALGMDDHMRQWVVTAYALAFGALLLLGGRIADYWGRKRTFLVGMVGFGLASLFAGMANAGWELVLGRALQGVFAAMLAPAALALLTTLFPSGRQRNTAFAVFGTVAGAGAAVGLVLGGFLTEFLDWRWCLLVNLFFVIVCLVGGALFITESKAEGDNRYDLWGALLVTVGLGSLVYGFSIAETGWANPLTIAFLAVGVVLLGVFVWVETKVGNPLLPLRVVADRVRGGAFLIQAVAGSVMIGATLYLTLHLQIVLGMGALQAGLASLPLPLGTMVLAPIATRMLGTVGPRPMLIGGPLVVAAALVYLSFITPGGDYLVEIAPALLVMGFGMAFVFIPLQNVALTGVAPHDAGVASAVTNSAMQIGGSIGLSVFTAVYAARVGAHAPADVDAAVLTSGYGATFLAAAVGMVVASVIAITMVRGRAEDLLPRGADEQAAVLAH